In Gemmatimonadales bacterium, the following are encoded in one genomic region:
- a CDS encoding M20/M25/M40 family metallo-hydrolase: MDQQFVAREQERLLGELNDFLSIPSISTLPEHAKDCRRAAEWVRDQLTALGCTATLLEGDGHPVVWAESPAVPGAPTLLIYGHYDVQPTDPANEWISPPFTPTVRNGKVFARGAVDDKGQVFCLMKSYEAVLDDRKRPPLNVRFLIEGEEECGGHVIEELLRREPGRAHADAILVCDMSYYAKGWPAIYTALRGICYAEIEVRTAQRDLHSGTYGGVAPNAIETLCRMLTDIKGRDGVIAMPALYDRVDPPTETELDAWSSLPFDQKTFMHEEITGRAVVGVPDRSVFERTWALPTFEIHGIRGGFTGEGAKTVIPAVATAKVSMRLVPGLSYEFARDQLRDACHRAAPDYADIEVRFVHGSDPVQVDVDHAAFGLLDRAFADVVGKGMVPVRAGGSIPIVSDLARGGAPVLLSGIGLPDDGLHSPNEKLDLQQLWDGINVFGTFFDLFGTGGKER, encoded by the coding sequence ATGGATCAGCAGTTCGTGGCACGTGAGCAGGAACGCCTGCTCGGGGAATTGAATGACTTTCTTTCGATTCCGAGCATCAGCACGCTCCCCGAGCACGCGAAAGACTGCCGGCGTGCCGCCGAGTGGGTCCGCGATCAGCTGACTGCGCTGGGATGCACCGCGACGCTGCTCGAAGGCGATGGACATCCGGTTGTCTGGGCGGAGAGCCCTGCCGTCCCGGGGGCGCCCACGCTGCTGATCTACGGCCATTACGATGTGCAGCCGACTGATCCGGCCAACGAATGGATCTCCCCGCCGTTCACACCGACCGTTCGGAACGGAAAGGTCTTCGCACGCGGCGCGGTCGACGACAAGGGGCAGGTCTTCTGCCTCATGAAGTCGTACGAAGCGGTGCTCGATGACAGGAAGCGTCCCCCGCTCAACGTGCGGTTCCTGATCGAGGGTGAGGAAGAGTGCGGCGGCCACGTGATCGAGGAGCTGCTGCGCCGGGAGCCGGGGCGCGCGCACGCCGATGCGATCCTGGTCTGCGACATGTCGTATTACGCGAAGGGTTGGCCGGCGATCTATACCGCACTGCGCGGGATCTGCTACGCCGAAATCGAAGTCCGGACGGCGCAACGCGACCTGCATTCCGGCACCTACGGAGGCGTCGCGCCCAACGCGATCGAAACGCTCTGCCGGATGCTGACCGACATCAAGGGCCGCGACGGCGTGATCGCCATGCCGGCGCTCTACGACCGCGTCGATCCGCCGACGGAGACCGAACTCGACGCGTGGAGTTCATTGCCGTTCGATCAGAAGACGTTCATGCACGAGGAGATCACCGGGCGCGCGGTGGTTGGTGTGCCTGATCGTTCGGTGTTCGAGCGGACCTGGGCGCTTCCGACCTTCGAGATCCACGGCATTCGCGGCGGGTTCACCGGCGAGGGAGCGAAGACGGTGATCCCCGCGGTGGCGACGGCGAAGGTGTCGATGCGGCTCGTCCCCGGATTGTCCTACGAGTTCGCGCGCGATCAGCTGCGCGACGCATGTCATCGAGCTGCGCCGGACTACGCCGACATCGAGGTCCGCTTCGTTCACGGTTCCGACCCGGTGCAGGTCGACGTCGACCACGCCGCGTTCGGACTGCTCGACCGCGCCTTTGCCGACGTGGTGGGCAAGGGAATGGTGCCGGTACGCGCCGGCGGATCGATTCCGATCGTCAGCGACCTCGCCCGCGGCGGGGCGCCGGTGCTGCTGAGCGGAATCGGTCTCCCCGACGATGGGCTTCATTCGCCGAATGAAAAGCTTGACCTGCAGCAGCTCTGGGACGGGATCAACGTATTCGGGACCTTTTTCGATCTCTTTGGCACGGGCGGCAAAGAGCGGTGA
- a CDS encoding aminopeptidase gives MGLIIAAAALLLGFGGAYVASDQVRYLSRAGIEEIRILDHRVPISHLALDRKTPAALKEEAKLVLDVREYAAELGLEAKETYTTYSDVGRDTLLLVLTASPRNCICPVTWRYPIAGRVPYKGFFNFKDAQAAASKYAKRGDDVNLRPSDAFSTLGWFNDPLLSTALTPDSMELAATVFHEIAHNTLWVKGATDFNESFAQWVGYRATQMFFLSRGDTAVALRAEGRWQDEQTLGTYYSLLLDRLDSLYALKLPPAANDSGRAVIARWSEDTLETGFGPILHTYHVVHAPVRPINNAALIGVRLYRTNLELFDDWDRSNGNDLIKSVYRLQQLVGDAHGDEAFKRMRVALHRTAVPASPADTGH, from the coding sequence ATGGGATTGATCATCGCAGCCGCGGCGCTCCTGCTCGGCTTCGGAGGCGCCTACGTGGCGAGCGACCAGGTCCGGTATCTGTCACGGGCCGGGATCGAGGAGATCCGGATCCTCGATCACCGCGTCCCAATCAGCCACCTCGCGCTCGACCGCAAGACCCCGGCTGCCCTCAAGGAAGAGGCAAAGCTCGTCCTCGATGTCCGCGAGTACGCCGCTGAGCTCGGTCTCGAAGCCAAAGAGACGTACACCACCTACAGCGACGTGGGTCGCGATACCCTCCTGCTGGTGCTGACGGCGTCGCCCCGCAACTGCATCTGCCCCGTGACGTGGCGCTATCCCATTGCCGGACGCGTGCCATACAAGGGGTTCTTCAACTTCAAGGATGCGCAGGCCGCCGCCTCCAAGTATGCCAAGCGCGGCGATGACGTGAACCTCCGGCCCTCGGACGCCTTCTCGACCCTCGGCTGGTTCAACGATCCGCTCCTGTCGACGGCACTGACCCCCGATTCGATGGAGCTCGCCGCGACGGTCTTTCACGAAATCGCGCACAACACGTTGTGGGTGAAGGGCGCGACCGACTTCAACGAGAGCTTCGCACAGTGGGTCGGCTATCGCGCGACGCAGATGTTCTTCCTCTCGCGGGGAGACACCGCGGTGGCACTCCGGGCCGAGGGACGCTGGCAGGATGAGCAGACGCTCGGCACCTACTACTCCCTCCTCCTCGATCGCCTCGATTCACTGTATGCATTGAAGCTTCCGCCAGCGGCGAACGACAGCGGACGGGCGGTCATCGCGCGATGGAGCGAGGACACGCTGGAAACGGGGTTCGGACCGATCCTGCACACCTATCACGTCGTCCACGCACCGGTGCGCCCGATCAACAATGCCGCGCTGATCGGTGTGCGGCTGTACCGGACCAATCTCGAGCTCTTCGACGATTGGGATCGAAGCAATGGCAACGACCTGATCAAGTCGGTGTACCGCCTGCAGCAGCTCGTGGGCGATGCGCACGGCGACGAGGCGTTCAAGCGGATGCGGGTGGCACTGCATCGCACTGCCGTACCGGCTTCGCCGGCCGACACAGGACACTAG